Below is a window of Longimicrobiales bacterium DNA.
GCGAGTCGGTGAGTGCCGACTTCAACCTGCGCCAGACGGTCGTCAACATCGAGGAGATCGTGGTCACGGGTGTCGCGGGACAGACCTCGCGCGCCAAGCTGCCGATCGGCGTGGCCAGCCTCACACCTTCCATGGTGCCGGTTCCCGCGTCGAACGCGGGCAACCTGCTCGTCGGCAAGGTGGCGGGCGTGCAGGTCACGGGCTCGACCGGCCGTCCCGGCGCCGCTCCGTCCATCCTGCTGCGCGCGCCGACAAGCATCGACGCATCAGGGCGCAGCCAGGAGCCGCTCTACATCGTCGACGGCGTCATTCTGTCCTCATCGATCGCCGACATCAACGCGATGGACATCGCGACGATCGAGATCGTCAAGGGCGCCTCGGCCGCTTCGTTGTATGGCTCGCGTGCCGCGAACGGCGTCATCCAGATCACGACCAATCGCGGACAGAATGTCGCGAACGATGAAGTCCGCTACACGGTCCGCACCGAGTTCGGTGGATCCGATCTGCCTGGCCGCTTCAATCTCACGAAGCGTCACCAGTTCGCGCTCACGCCTGATGGCACGCAGTTCATCAACTCCGCCGGTACACCGTGCGTCTGGCTGGAGTGCACCTCCGTCCGCCTCGCCGGGCAGCGCGCCCTCGCCGGCGCCCCCGCCGGTGACTGGAACACCATCCAGCAGGAGGCCTGGCCAGGTCAGACCTATGACCACGTCGAGCGCTTCTTCCGCGGTGGCCAGTTCATGCAGAACTACGTCTCCGTCGCCGGCCGCTCCGGCGCCACCAACTACCTGATCTCCTACAACCGTCAGAACGACGAGGGCATCATGCCCGGTCACCGCGGCAGCCTCGCGCAGAGCTTCCGCCTGAACGTCGATCAGTCGGTCCGTCAGGACGTCATGGTGTCCGCCAGCGCGTTCTACTCGCGCTCGCGCGCCAACTCCGACGACGGCGCCATGTTCGCGCTTACGCGCATGCCCGCCGGCGTCGACCTGATGGCCGAGGACCCCACGTCCCCCGGCAACATCATCCTGAAGCCGGACCCGTTCAACGACAACGCGAATCCGCTCAACACCATGCTGAACGGCGGACACGCAGAGACGATGCGGGGCCGCTTCCTGGGCAATATCAACGCCAGCTGGACGCCCGTGACGTGGTTCAAGCTTGACGGCAACGTCGCGTATGACCGTCTCGATTTCAACTCCGAGGACTTCACGCCGAAGGGCTTCCGCACGCTGTCCCTGCCGAACGGCACCGGCGGCAGCCTGTCGCGCAACAACACGGTCAACGAGGGCCTGAACGCGTCAGTCATGGGGCAGGTGCGCCGCACGTTCGGCGACCTCGTGTCGACGACACAGGTGCGTTACCTCATCGAGAAGGAAGACGAGGTCAACACCGGCGCGAGTGGCTCCGACTTCACGGCGGACGGCGTCTGGACCATCAGCAATACGCCGTCAGCCAACCGCGGCGCCAGCTCGTCCATCCAGCTCACTCGGGCGGACGGCTTTTTCGTGATCCAGGATTTCGATTTCCGTGATCGCTATATCCTCAATGCGATGGTGCGCCAGGACGGCACGTCGCGTTTCGGTCTCGATCAGCGGCGCCGGTGGTACTACCGCGGTGCGGCAGCGTATCGCATCTCGGAGGAGGAGTGGTTCTCCGTTCCCGCGATCGACGAGCTGAAGCTGCGCTACTCGATCGGTACGGCGGGCAACACGCCGAGCTTCTCGGCGCAGTACGAAACGTACAGCGTGAGCGGCGGCGCCATCACGCAGGGCGCCCTCGGCAACCGCGACCTCAAGCCGGAGTACGCGACGGAGCAGGAGTTCGCCATTGAAGCGGTCGGCCTGCAGGGCCGCGTGTCGATGGACCTGACGTACGCGACCACCACGGTCGAGGATCAGCTGCTGAATATCCCGCTGCTCGCTTACCAGGGCTTCAGCCGCCAGTGGCAGAACGCGGGCACGCTCGAGAGCAACACGTACGAGGCGACGCTCTCCGCACAGCTGCTGCGCAGCAGCGACTTCACGTGGAACGCACGCCTGATGCTCGACCGCACGCGGCAGGAGATCACGCAGCTCGATCTGCCGGCCTATCAGGACGGCGTCGGCGGACAGGGTCTCGGTAACGTGTTCTACATCCGCGAGGGTGAGGCGATCGGCACGTTCTACGGCTTCCAGTTCGCCGAGAACTGCGGACACCTGCCGTCCGGCGTGGATTGCAGCGAGTTCCAGGTCAATGATGACGGGTTCCTGGTCTGGGTCGGCGGCGCCGGCTCATGGCAGAACGGCTGGGACACGTACATGAACGTTGACGGCGAGACGCAGGCGTGGTGGGGCACGACAGCCCCGTTCACGATCCGCGGTCAGCCGCTCCAGTGGGGCACACCGTTCCAGGGTGAAGGCACCGACAGGGTCACCGGCGAGCGTACCACGTTCCTGCCGCTCGGAACGACGCAGCCGAAGTACCGGCTCGGCTTCTCCAACACGTTCACGTATAAGGGACTGTCGCTTTACGGCCTGCTCGAGTCCGTACAGGGCTTCAGCGTATACAACCAGCCGTTGCAGTGGGCGACGTTCCAGGGCTACTCCGGCATCATGGATCAGTCGGACGTCCCCGAGGACATGCGCAAGCCGATCGGCTACTACAGCCGCCTCTACGGCGCATCCGGCCTGCAGCCGAGCTCCGCGTTCGTCGATGACGCCAGCTTCATCAAGCTGCGCGAAGTGACACTCCGCTTCACGCCGGGCCGCGGTCTGCTCGATCGCGTTCCGGGTGTGAGCGCGCTCGACGGGCTCACGTTCACGGCGACCGGCCGCAACCTGCTCACGTGGTCGGACTATGATGGCTACGATCCGGACGTCGGCCGCAGTGGCGGCGGCACCGGCTCGGCGGCGATCGCACGCGTGGATGGGTTCAGCTACCCGAATTTCCGTCAGCTGACGCTCGGCGTCGAGCTGAACTTCTAGAAGGGGGCGTAAATGAAACTCAGATCAATCATCGGGGCGGCCGCCATTGGCGGCCTTGCCCTGAGCGCCTGCGTCGACCTCGAGGTCATCAACCCCAACGCTCCGGACGCGGAACGCGCGCTCGGAACGCCGGGTGACGTCGAGGCTCTGATCGGCGGCTCGTGGGAGAACTGGTGGAATGCGGGCTACGCCAGCAACAGTGCGGGACCCGTGCTCGCCACCGTCTCGTATCAGCACTCTGCTACGGCCGCGAACTTCGGCATGGTGGAATTCTCCGGCTGGCCCAAGGTGCCCGTCCATCACCTGACGGCCAACGTGTTTTACGACCAGTTCGCCAACAACTGGGTCTGGCAGTACCGCGCGGTCGCGGCCGCCGTGGACGGACTGAAGGCGATCGAGGGTGGCGTGGAGCTGCCGGCCGACCGGCTTGCGCGCGCCAAGGCGTTCGGCTACTTCGTGCTGGGTCTCGCCCATGCCGGCGCAGCCGCCATGTACGACCAGGCGTACATCTACGATCCGTCGATCCCGCGGGAAGACGTGGCGCTGCACCCGTACATGGACGTCATGGACGCCGCGATGGGCTATTTCGATCAGGCCCTGACCGAGTCCCAGGGCGCCGCCAGCATCCCGGCCACGTGGATGTCGCGCGACGTCAGCGCAGCCGAGCTGCGGCGCCTGATTCATTCCTACAAGGCACGCTACCGGGCAGCGGTCGCACGCACTCCCGCGGAGCGCGCGGCCGTTGACTGGCAGGAAGTCATCGACGATGTCACGGCTGGTATCACGGCTGACTGGTCGGTGGACGTCGTATCCGGGTCGGGCTTCTCGTCCGGCGCCCTGGTGAACATGCCGCGCTACGGCCCGTGGGGTCAGCTCAGCTACCAGGTGCTCGGCATGGCCGATCAGT
It encodes the following:
- a CDS encoding SusC/RagA family TonB-linked outer membrane protein, with the protein product MKLNRGKWALAAATALLLGLIPAGAQAQETTGTITGRVLEAGTGQPLSAVQVSVPGTQRGTITDRAGVFRLGGVPAGEREVRAELIGYTSVTTSVTVVAGESVSADFNLRQTVVNIEEIVVTGVAGQTSRAKLPIGVASLTPSMVPVPASNAGNLLVGKVAGVQVTGSTGRPGAAPSILLRAPTSIDASGRSQEPLYIVDGVILSSSIADINAMDIATIEIVKGASAASLYGSRAANGVIQITTNRGQNVANDEVRYTVRTEFGGSDLPGRFNLTKRHQFALTPDGTQFINSAGTPCVWLECTSVRLAGQRALAGAPAGDWNTIQQEAWPGQTYDHVERFFRGGQFMQNYVSVAGRSGATNYLISYNRQNDEGIMPGHRGSLAQSFRLNVDQSVRQDVMVSASAFYSRSRANSDDGAMFALTRMPAGVDLMAEDPTSPGNIILKPDPFNDNANPLNTMLNGGHAETMRGRFLGNINASWTPVTWFKLDGNVAYDRLDFNSEDFTPKGFRTLSLPNGTGGSLSRNNTVNEGLNASVMGQVRRTFGDLVSTTQVRYLIEKEDEVNTGASGSDFTADGVWTISNTPSANRGASSSIQLTRADGFFVIQDFDFRDRYILNAMVRQDGTSRFGLDQRRRWYYRGAAAYRISEEEWFSVPAIDELKLRYSIGTAGNTPSFSAQYETYSVSGGAITQGALGNRDLKPEYATEQEFAIEAVGLQGRVSMDLTYATTTVEDQLLNIPLLAYQGFSRQWQNAGTLESNTYEATLSAQLLRSSDFTWNARLMLDRTRQEITQLDLPAYQDGVGGQGLGNVFYIREGEAIGTFYGFQFAENCGHLPSGVDCSEFQVNDDGFLVWVGGAGSWQNGWDTYMNVDGETQAWWGTTAPFTIRGQPLQWGTPFQGEGTDRVTGERTTFLPLGTTQPKYRLGFSNTFTYKGLSLYGLLESVQGFSVYNQPLQWATFQGYSGIMDQSDVPEDMRKPIGYYSRLYGASGLQPSSAFVDDASFIKLREVTLRFTPGRGLLDRVPGVSALDGLTFTATGRNLLTWSDYDGYDPDVGRSGGGTGSAAIARVDGFSYPNFRQLTLGVELNF